The DNA window CGCGGTTGGGCAGGCTGATGCGGCCGCCTGGGGTGAGCAGGCCGTCGTCAGGCGTGAAGTCCCAGCTCGGCTTGGCCGAGTCGTGGACGAACGGGTTGGAGCCGTTGAAGGCCTCCTGCCCGTTGGTGATCCCGTCGCCGTCGGCGTCGCCGGCAGGCGAGAGCAGCGAGATCTCGGACTGGTCGAACATCTCGAAAGTGACGCTGGCAATGTAGCTCGAGCCATCGGGGTAGGCGAAGCGCACGTTCGCCTCGGGCGTGAGCACCGGCCGCAGCGCGGCGACCAGCTTGTCCCAGTCGCGCTTCTCCGCATTGCCGAGCGTGGCGTACTGCGCGGCCAGGTCGGCGATGCTGGGTGCCTGGGCATGGACGACCGCGTTGTCGTCGGTGCTGAATGTCCAGCCCGGCGCGTTGTCCGGGAAGTCCCCGCTGACCTCGGTGCCCTCCGGCATCTGCTTGTCACCGTAGGGGTTCGGCGAGGCGGCCTTGCGGCTTGGCTTGATGCGCACGGTGTCCTTACCGAAGGAGGGGATGTGCTTCTGCGTCGGCGAGCGCAGGTCCTCTTTCACCGTCACCCGGGCCGCGCCGAGGTACTTGCCCTCGGCGTTCTTGATGGTCACGGTGATGGCGGTGCCGGGCTCAGCGTCCTCGTCTGCGGTGATGCGCAGGTCGCCGCTCTGGTCAAGCGAAGCGGTCGCCGGGCCTTCGACCGTGACGGTGGTGCCGGGGGCGGGGATGCCGCCGGCGTTCGGCACGGTGACGGACTCGCCGGCGTAGACCTCGCTTGAGCGGCTGGTGTCCCACTTCGCGGGTGCTTCGGGGACGACTTCCGGGTCGAAGGGGTTGGAGCGGTGCTCGACTTCCTTGCGGTTGCCGTGCGTGTCGCCGTCGGCGTCGCCGTCCGGGTCGAGCAGGGGACGCTCGTCTTGCGCGTTGAGCTCGAAGACGACGCTTTCGGAATCCACCGAGTCGTCCTCGTAGATAAAGTCCACGAACACCTCGGGCTTGGCCACCGAGTGCAGCACCGTTTCGATGGTGTCCCAGTCGACGTCGGTGCCCTGGGTGAGGCGGGCGTAGTGCTGCGCCAGCTCATCGACGCTCGGCGCAGTCGCCGTAATCACCCCGTCGCTATCGATCTCGAAGGTCCAGCCGACGGCATCCGCCGGGGTTTTGAGCACGGCCACCTTGAGCTTCTCCGGCGCAGGGCCGTTGAAGGGCTGGTTGGTCGCGACCTGCGCCTCCTTGTCGACGGTAATCGGCGAGTCGTACTTCGGGCGGTACAGGCTGGCGTCGGAGGGGCGCTCGTGCACGGTGATCGTGGTTGCCACGGTATCGCTGGTGCCGTCGTTGTAGGTGACCTCGATGCTCGGGCGGTAGGTGCCGACCGTGTTCGGATCCGGGGTTTCGTCGTTTTTAACGAACTCGATCCTGTCGGCCTGGAGCTCCTCCGGGTTGGTGATCGCGTCGCTCGGGTCGAGCTCGTCGCCCACAGTGATGCTGAGGTTGCGGGTGGTGGGCTCGTTGACCTGGTTGAGCGGGCGCGGCTTGACGACGATCACGGTGCCTACCTCGTCGGTCGAGCCGTCTGGGTACGTCACCACGATGGTCACGTTCTTCTCGCCCGCGATGGTTGCCTGCGGGGCCTCGCCCTGCTCATCGGCGGCGAAGTCCGCGGTGGTGCCGCTCGGCAGCGTGCCTAGGTTGGTGATCAGGGAGCGCGCCAGACGCGCGTCCAGCGTGGTGCCGACGGTCACGCTGTGGTCTTCGCGTGCCTCTGGTGTGTACATCTCCGCCAGCGTGCTGACGGGGATCTCGAGGGTGAGCGGGGAGTTGCTGAGCGAGTAGTCGTTGACGGTCAGGGTGAGGGTGCCCCTTGCGTCGGTGCCCGGGATAAGCGAGATGTTGCCGTCAGCGTCGACGGTGATGTCGCTTTCGGGGATTGTCCCGCTGTTGCCCTTGCCGTCCTCCCACGTCGCGCTGAGCTTGGGCTGCTTGCCGCCGGTGACGCGCAGGCCGGTCGGCTGCGAGCGCTTGGTCGGGTTGAGCTTGGCGGCCTTGCCGGTCACGGTGGTTGTGGTGCCGAGGGGGACGGTCTTGGTCACTTCGCCGAGGCTGGGGTCGGTCACGGTGACGGTGATCGGGCCTGTCGCGTCGGCGGCGGGGTTGAGGAGGATCTCGTGGTCGTCGTTGAGCGTGGCGGTGACGTTTTTGCCGTTGGCGTCCTTAGCGGTGACCTTGGTGAGGCCCTCGTGGTATTCGCCGATGGTGATGCCGGTGGCCTGCTTGCCGCGGCTCGGGTAGACGGTGGCCTGCGGGTTGCTGACCGTGGTTGTGGTGCCGAGTGGGACGGTCTTGGTCACTTCGCCGAGGCTGGGGTCGGTCACGGTGACAGTGATGGGGCCTGTCGCGTCGGCGGCGGGGTTGAGCTCGAGCTCACCGTTTGCGTTGAACTTGGCGGGGACGTCCTTGCCCGCTTTGTCCTTCGCGGTGACTGTGGTCTTGCCCTCGTGGACCTCGCCGACTGCGATGCCAGCGGGCTGCGACCCGCGGCCCGGGTAGACGGTCTTCTCTCGGTACACGGTGACAGGCAGGAAGACGGCCGGGGAGGTGGTGCCGTCGGCAAACTGCGCTTGGATGGGGACGTCGATCGTGCGGTGCGATGCGCCTCCGAGCAGCGCATCCTTCGCCCCGGGCTTCACGTTGATCACGGGCTCGCCGCCGTGGTCTTCGATGCTGACCCAGTCGCGGTACGGCACGCCGTCGTCATCGGCGGGGATGAAGAACGTTGTGCCCGCTGGTGCGTCGATGAGGGAGCCATCGGGGTCGCTCGCGTCGATAAAGTCCGCGGTGTCCGCCGTCTCGGTTTCGCTCATGCCGACGATGACGGCCTTGTTGAGCACGGGGTGGTAGCGCCCTGCGTGGTCCACATGGCCGATGTAGAGCGGCAGGTTCACCGTGTCCCAGGAGACACGAGTTTCGTCCTCTGAGTAGTTGAAAGTGATTGGCAGCTCGACGTAGCCGAGCGGGTTCTCCCCAGCAGTGACTTGGATGCCAGAAGAGATTCGGTACTGCTGTGCCTCGTTCGGATCATCGATCACGTTGGTGTCTGCCGTCCCATAGAAGACTTTGATCTTGGGGTCGCCGTCCTTGCACGCGCTCTTCTCCGCGCTGGCGTCGCAGAACTTGTCTGCCTGGTGAGCGAATTCAATAGCCTGCGTCTCGAACTTGGCGCGGGCGTTGACGAGCAGCTTGCGCTTCTTATCTCCGATCTCGTGCTCCTCCACCAGCGGATTACCGTCTGTGTCGGTCATCACCGGCCAGTGGCTGTCCACGTGTTCTGGGTTGTTCGGATCGAAGTTGGGATCGGTGGCATCGCTGTCGCCGTAGCGCACCGGATCGCTCCACGCGACGTCGCGGATGGTCTTCGTCTCGCCAGGCTTAAGAATCAGCGGGTGGCGTGGGAACTTCGGCTGGTAGCGGACGTAATCGGGGAGATCCTCGTAGCTTAAGTTCCCCGCTTCGTCCACGTACAGCGTGATTAAGGTGATGAAGTTGCCGCGGTTCTTGTTTGCTAGTGACGCCTCCACGCTCAGGGTGTAGACACCCTTCGCGGCGTCTGCCGGGACCGTGCCTTCGACGCCTCCATCGGGGTGTACCGTGATCCAGTCAGGGTTGGCGGGGGCATCATCGGTCGGTGTTGGCTCCTTGTACGTAATCTCCTCCAGCGGCGTCCTGCGGATTGCTTGGGGGAAAAGCTCCCAGTACTCGGGAGCGTCAATACGGAACTCTTCGCCGGGGGAGGCGGTGTAGTAGTTCGCGTAGGTGGGCTGGTAGGTCAAAAACCAGGGGAGGACAGTTGTGCTATATCCCGTGGTACCGATGAAGTCGCCGTCGTCGTATCTGGGCAGGGCCGTGAACTTGTCCAGGCGCGTTTCCGCGTTGAGCTCCCCGGTAGCTTCTGCTGCCTGCGCGTGGACCGCGGTTGGCGCGGCAACGCTGACTGCCGCGGTTCCGGAGATGGCCAGCGTTGCCGCCATTGATGCGGCGAGCGCTGGGCGCAGGTTGAGCGTGCGGGGAGTGGAAAACGGCCGCATTGAATTCCCTTTCTCAGATGACGGCGAGTTAAAGAGGAAGCTGCGACGTCTCTGCCCGGCTCGGCGCACGTAAATCACAGGTGATCGCCGTGTGAGGGAGCTGTGCGAAGTTTGTAGCAGCTTGGATTGACCTTAAAAAGTCTTCTGCAGCGCATGGTACTTCATGGAAGGGTGACAAGGGGAAGTGCAATGGATGACGCTTGCCCACGGAAGGGGGATACGAAAAAGCAGCGACCCGAAATAACGCGGGTCGCTGCGTGAGGTGTGCTAGCGGCGGAAGTTGCTGACCCAGCGGTTCCAGGCCTGCTGTGCCTCGGAGGAGAAGCCTTGCTGCGGGGCTCCCGCCTCCCGTGGCGCGGGTGCCGGGGTCGGTGGCGCACCCTGGTCGACCTCGGGCCCGACCTGAGTGTGCGCCTGGCCCTCCTGGGGCGTAGCGCTCTGTGCGCCCTGCTCGGCCGACTGCGGCGCACTGCTCGACGTCGGGGTGGCACCGGCAGGCGGTTCCGGTGCGGGCTCGCCGGCGGGATCTGCGGGCTTCGGCTCCGCTGGCGTCGGCTCGGTCGTCGTCGAGCTGCCCTCGCCCGGATTACCCGGCGTTTCCTGCGTAGGAGGTGCGGAGGACTCAGCGGCGCTCGGAGTCTCAGCAGCCTCGCCCTCGCCCTGCATCGCCGCGGCGGTGGTGGGCAGCACGGTGGTGGGTACCACGTTGGTGGGGCGGAAGACGCGCGTGGACGCCTGTTGCTGCGCGGTGCCTACGACCGCGTGTTGCGGGGCGTAGGGGTCGGAGTTGAGGCTGTAGGCCTCGCCCTGACCTTCTGTGCTGGGTTGTGCGAGGTTGACCTGCGGCTGCTGGGGTGCAGCGTCTGGGGCCTGCCCCGCGTCGTCGTCAACCTGCTCCGAGCGCGTATCCGAGGTCACCCTGGAGGTTTTGGAGACTGGGCTTTCCTTGCGCGGCTGCTCGCTTGTCGTCTCGGAGACGTAGCCGGCCTGGGCTGAGCGTTCGGATGAGGAGGCATTCCAGACGAAGAAGCCAATGACGATGGCGGCGACGATGCCTGCCGCCATAAAGATGCCGACGCGCGGCTTCTGGTTATCCACGGGTCCTCCTTCCCCGACTCAATTGTCACAACCGTATAACAATTATCTCGTTGCGCCTTTTATAGCACGCTTGTTATGAATTCTCCTGTTCAAGTGATCACAAACACATCAACGCTGCCTCCGTGCCGGGTGAAGCAGAATCGTGGTAGACCTATGGCAAGTGCGCAAAGTCCGCCCAAAAGGAAAAGGAGATGCCGATGAGCGCGTGGGATGAGGAGATCTTCTCCGTCGAGGCCAATGTCGATTTTCTCGATGAGCTTGACTCGCTCGAGGAGGACGAGGTCGAGCAGGCGGTTATCGACGCGGCGTTGTTGACCGCCAACCAAAACCCCGCCTCCGTCAGCGAGGATGAGCTGCTTAACGGCCGCGCCGCCGCGACGATCGTGGCGATCTGGGCCGGGGCTCCCTTTTCCGCCGGCGAGGTCGCCGATACCTATCCCTTTATCCGCAACCGTCCCGCGACGGTGAGCGACGAGGCGGTCGAGGCCGCGACCGCAGTGCTGGAGGGCGTCGGCGAGGATGAGGCGGGCGCGAGCCTGGATCAGTTCCTCGAGGCGCTAGCGTAGGCGAGGGCGGCCATGATTATTGCCGTAGAAGGTATTGACGGGGCGGGAAAGCGCACCATTGTCCAGGCGATCCAGCGCGAGTACGGGGCGCGCACGCTTGCTTTCCCGCGCTACGAGGATTCCATCCACGCACAGCTCGCGCAGCAGGCGCTGCACGGGAAGATGGGTGATTTAACCGATTCGATTTACGGGATGGCCACCATGTTTGCGCTGGACCGCTACGGGGCGAAGGCCCAGATCGCCGAGTACGCGGAGACAGGTGTGCTGGTGTTGGACCGCTACGTGGCCTCGAACGCGGCCTACTCCTGGGCGCGCTCGGGGGAGAAGGCGATTGCGGATTGGGTGGCAGACCTAGAATTTAGCCAGCTCGGGCTGCCGGTGCCGGACCTGCAGGTACTGGTGGATACCCCGCCTGCCGTCGCGCAGGAGCGGGCGTTAAAGCGCGCGGCGGCGGACGCGACGCGAGAGCGGGACCGCTACGAGCGTGACGCGGCGCTGCAGCAGGCCACCTACGAGGCGTACGTGGCCTTGGCCGAGCAGGGGTGGGCGAGCCGATGGCTTCGCACCACTGATGCAGGAACTATCATGCAAGCAGTCGAAGCCGTACGTTGAAGGAGCCCTGATGCAGCCGAAGATCCTCGTTGTTGATGATGACCCAGCCATCAATGAGATGTTGACCATCGTGCTGGAGGCCGAGGGCTTTGATACCTCTTCTGTTCAGGACGGCGCGGAAGCGGTGGAGGCCTTTCACACGTACGATCCCGATCTGGTGCTCTTGGACCTGATGCTGCCCGGCGTCAACGGGATTGATATTTGCCGCGAGATCCGCCGGACCTCCGCGGTACCGATCGTCATGCTTACCGCAAAGACGGACACCGTGGACGTGGTGTTGGGCTTAGAGTCC is part of the Corynebacterium imitans genome and encodes:
- a CDS encoding DUF4259 domain-containing protein; its protein translation is MSAWDEEIFSVEANVDFLDELDSLEEDEVEQAVIDAALLTANQNPASVSEDELLNGRAAATIVAIWAGAPFSAGEVADTYPFIRNRPATVSDEAVEAATAVLEGVGEDEAGASLDQFLEALA
- a CDS encoding dTMP kinase; translated protein: MIIAVEGIDGAGKRTIVQAIQREYGARTLAFPRYEDSIHAQLAQQALHGKMGDLTDSIYGMATMFALDRYGAKAQIAEYAETGVLVLDRYVASNAAYSWARSGEKAIADWVADLEFSQLGLPVPDLQVLVDTPPAVAQERALKRAAADATRERDRYERDAALQQATYEAYVALAEQGWASRWLRTTDAGTIMQAVEAVR
- a CDS encoding Rib/alpha-like domain-containing protein translates to MRPFSTPRTLNLRPALAASMAATLAISGTAAVSVAAPTAVHAQAAEATGELNAETRLDKFTALPRYDDGDFIGTTGYSTTVLPWFLTYQPTYANYYTASPGEEFRIDAPEYWELFPQAIRRTPLEEITYKEPTPTDDAPANPDWITVHPDGGVEGTVPADAAKGVYTLSVEASLANKNRGNFITLITLYVDEAGNLSYEDLPDYVRYQPKFPRHPLILKPGETKTIRDVAWSDPVRYGDSDATDPNFDPNNPEHVDSHWPVMTDTDGNPLVEEHEIGDKKRKLLVNARAKFETQAIEFAHQADKFCDASAEKSACKDGDPKIKVFYGTADTNVIDDPNEAQQYRISSGIQVTAGENPLGYVELPITFNYSEDETRVSWDTVNLPLYIGHVDHAGRYHPVLNKAVIVGMSETETADTADFIDASDPDGSLIDAPAGTTFFIPADDDGVPYRDWVSIEDHGGEPVINVKPGAKDALLGGASHRTIDVPIQAQFADGTTSPAVFLPVTVYREKTVYPGRGSQPAGIAVGEVHEGKTTVTAKDKAGKDVPAKFNANGELELNPAADATGPITVTVTDPSLGEVTKTVPLGTTTTVSNPQATVYPSRGKQATGITIGEYHEGLTKVTAKDANGKNVTATLNDDHEILLNPAADATGPITVTVTDPSLGEVTKTVPLGTTTTVTGKAAKLNPTKRSQPTGLRVTGGKQPKLSATWEDGKGNSGTIPESDITVDADGNISLIPGTDARGTLTLTVNDYSLSNSPLTLEIPVSTLAEMYTPEAREDHSVTVGTTLDARLARSLITNLGTLPSGTTADFAADEQGEAPQATIAGEKNVTIVVTYPDGSTDEVGTVIVVKPRPLNQVNEPTTRNLSITVGDELDPSDAITNPEELQADRIEFVKNDETPDPNTVGTYRPSIEVTYNDGTSDTVATTITVHERPSDASLYRPKYDSPITVDKEAQVATNQPFNGPAPEKLKVAVLKTPADAVGWTFEIDSDGVITATAPSVDELAQHYARLTQGTDVDWDTIETVLHSVAKPEVFVDFIYEDDSVDSESVVFELNAQDERPLLDPDGDADGDTHGNRKEVEHRSNPFDPEVVPEAPAKWDTSRSSEVYAGESVTVPNAGGIPAPGTTVTVEGPATASLDQSGDLRITADEDAEPGTAITVTIKNAEGKYLGAARVTVKEDLRSPTQKHIPSFGKDTVRIKPSRKAASPNPYGDKQMPEGTEVSGDFPDNAPGWTFSTDDNAVVHAQAPSIADLAAQYATLGNAEKRDWDKLVAALRPVLTPEANVRFAYPDGSSYIASVTFEMFDQSEISLLSPAGDADGDGITNGQEAFNGSNPFVHDSAKPSWDFTPDDGLLTPGGRISLPNRGGFVPEDLIVDVEGPADGSIDDGGNLIIVVEEQAIPGENVTANVKDRVGELVDSVTIPISPKAGAAPQLDYSRCLAAGVGFGVPLLALIPLGIATQTAIPGLSDVADQIARQLEDANTQLQQQLGILNPALAKQASEINAQLRKARMNLASVAAGLALVAAGITAGVIIYDACTPAEPGSSDR